One genomic region from Sphingobacterium sp. UGAL515B_05 encodes:
- a CDS encoding polysaccharide deacetylase family protein, giving the protein MFTGHDLSEGTGEVLASLKRNGVKGSFFLTGDYLRTPGFKSYVHQMINDGHWISGHSDKHLLVSDWGSRDLLLVKRDSFVADLKANLKALESGGIDIGNLSYYIPSYEWYNSETVDWAKAVGLHSVNYTPGIRTAADYTYPEMGTRYLSSTAILDNLWSYEARYGLNGFLILIHMGTDDRRKDKLYHHLDDIISILKGKGYQLVDVPDLLK; this is encoded by the coding sequence ATGTTTACAGGTCATGATTTATCTGAAGGTACAGGAGAGGTGTTGGCAAGTCTAAAACGTAATGGCGTTAAAGGTTCTTTTTTCCTGACAGGTGATTATCTCAGAACACCGGGTTTTAAATCCTATGTCCATCAGATGATAAACGATGGTCATTGGATTTCGGGGCATTCGGATAAACATCTTCTGGTGAGTGACTGGGGGAGTAGGGACCTGCTTTTGGTGAAACGTGACTCTTTTGTCGCGGATCTAAAGGCAAATCTGAAAGCATTGGAAAGCGGGGGTATTGATATCGGGAATTTGTCCTATTATATTCCTTCGTACGAGTGGTATAATAGTGAAACGGTCGATTGGGCAAAAGCAGTAGGTCTACATTCGGTTAATTATACACCGGGAATACGGACTGCAGCTGATTATACCTATCCTGAAATGGGGACTCGTTATTTATCGTCGACAGCGATTCTCGACAATCTCTGGTCTTACGAAGCTCGGTATGGGCTCAATGGATTTCTGATATTGATTCATATGGGAACCGATGATCGGCGGAAAGATAAACTGTATCATCATTTGGATGATATCATTAGCATATTAAAGGGAAAAGGGTATCAACTTGTGGATGTACCCGATTTATTGAAATAA
- a CDS encoding glycoside hydrolase family 9 protein has product MIKKCLNFLNLRQAFLLVFACFVCNFAKAQQNAWIRINQLGYTPAGKKVAVWGGKSIRQLRSFEIKNAQTGKTVYVHPVGKDYGAYGPFVQSFRLDFSSMQDTGRFFVQAGDVKSPTFRIARDVYKGAADFVLRYMRQQRTLFNPFLKDSCHTHDGFALYAGKVGIPDSSRIDAGGGWHDASDYLQYATTSANATFHLLAAYRDFPKVFGDLKQANGLDGKNGRADVLDEAKWGLDWLLKMHPKANQMYNQIGDDRDHASMRMPKEDPYYGRGFERPVYFIDGEPQQRGKFMNNTTGTSSTAGKFSSAFRLGAMLFDKEDRTYAKLLSKKSETAYAYANIKPGVTQTVSVKSPYIYAEDNWVDDMQLAAAMGFSTTKKGKFAREALRYARQEKITPWMISDTAAHYQWYPFINLGHYELAKGLKGQDREEIVSYYKQGIEEVNRRAEKNAFFRGVPFIWCSNNLTVSFAIQCLWYKELTGDAHFDELAQANFDWLFGTNPWGTSMVYGLPSWGDTPVDPHSAFTFLGKHPIDGGLVDGPIMASTYRNLIGIKLNNPDSYAEFQSDLAVYHDDYGDYSTNEPTMDGTASLIYLLASKEGKAMEEPTGKK; this is encoded by the coding sequence ATGATAAAAAAATGTCTAAACTTCTTAAATTTACGTCAAGCTTTTTTGCTTGTTTTTGCATGTTTTGTTTGTAACTTTGCGAAAGCACAGCAAAATGCTTGGATTAGAATAAACCAATTGGGCTATACTCCGGCGGGCAAGAAGGTCGCGGTATGGGGCGGGAAATCAATCAGGCAGCTTCGTTCTTTTGAAATTAAAAACGCACAAACGGGTAAAACAGTGTATGTGCATCCTGTGGGAAAAGATTATGGGGCTTATGGTCCTTTTGTTCAGAGCTTTCGTTTGGATTTCTCTTCTATGCAGGATACAGGACGTTTTTTTGTTCAGGCTGGAGATGTGAAGTCTCCAACATTCCGAATTGCTCGGGACGTTTATAAGGGAGCGGCCGATTTTGTACTGCGTTATATGCGGCAACAACGGACATTGTTCAACCCTTTTCTGAAAGATAGCTGCCACACACACGATGGATTTGCGCTTTATGCAGGAAAGGTTGGTATTCCCGATAGCTCCCGCATCGATGCTGGCGGAGGTTGGCATGATGCTTCTGATTATTTGCAATATGCGACTACGTCGGCAAATGCAACATTTCATCTGTTAGCGGCTTACCGCGATTTTCCAAAGGTATTTGGTGATCTAAAGCAAGCAAATGGTCTTGACGGAAAAAACGGTCGTGCCGATGTACTGGATGAAGCAAAATGGGGCCTGGATTGGTTATTGAAGATGCATCCTAAAGCCAATCAGATGTACAATCAGATTGGTGATGACCGGGATCATGCAAGTATGCGGATGCCAAAGGAAGATCCCTATTATGGTCGTGGATTTGAACGACCGGTGTATTTTATCGATGGCGAACCACAACAGCGTGGTAAGTTTATGAATAATACGACGGGCACTAGCTCTACTGCTGGTAAATTTAGTAGTGCTTTTCGCTTGGGAGCGATGTTGTTTGACAAGGAAGATCGGACGTATGCAAAGCTGCTTTCGAAAAAATCGGAAACGGCCTATGCTTATGCCAATATAAAACCAGGCGTGACACAGACGGTTTCTGTGAAATCGCCCTATATTTATGCCGAAGACAATTGGGTAGACGATATGCAGTTGGCTGCGGCAATGGGGTTCTCCACGACAAAAAAAGGAAAATTCGCACGAGAAGCCTTGCGCTATGCCCGACAGGAAAAGATTACACCTTGGATGATAAGCGATACTGCTGCACATTATCAGTGGTACCCTTTTATCAATCTTGGGCATTATGAATTGGCAAAAGGATTAAAAGGACAAGATCGCGAGGAGATTGTTTCTTATTATAAACAGGGGATTGAGGAAGTCAATCGGAGAGCCGAAAAAAATGCATTTTTTCGTGGAGTTCCCTTTATTTGGTGTAGCAACAACTTAACGGTATCCTTCGCGATTCAATGTCTCTGGTACAAAGAATTGACGGGAGATGCGCATTTCGATGAGCTTGCTCAGGCTAATTTTGACTGGTTGTTTGGAACGAACCCTTGGGGCACGAGTATGGTATATGGTCTTCCGTCGTGGGGCGATACACCTGTTGATCCGCATTCGGCTTTTACCTTTCTGGGTAAACATCCGATCGATGGCGGTTTGGTTGATGGGCCCATTATGGCATCTACGTACCGCAATCTGATCGGTATCAAGTTGAATAATCCAGATAGCTATGCGGAGTTTCAAAGTGATTTGGCGGTCTATCATGACGACTATGGAGATTATAGTACCAATGAGCCGACAATGGATGGTACCGCTTCGTTGATTTATCTGCTGGCTTCAAAGGAAGGTAAGGCAATGGAGGAGCCGACCGGAAAAAAGTAA
- the murQ gene encoding N-acetylmuramic acid 6-phosphate etherase produces MVNTTEKDSNYQDLDKMSVHELLTNINNEDKSVPLAVEQAIPQIEALVKVTVEKMKAGGRTFYIGAGTSGRLGVLDASELPPTYGVPFEWIIGLIAGGDTAIRKAVEFAEDDLEQAWKDMEAYDIDENDVVIGIAASGTTPYVIGGLKTANEKGLVTGCIVCNGGSPIAEVAQYPVEVIVGPEFVTGSTRMKSGTAQKLVLNMFSTAVMIQLGRVKGNKMVDMQLSNHKLVGRGVRIIMDQTGAPEGEAAALLEQFGNVRQAIEAYQATH; encoded by the coding sequence ATGGTAAATACAACGGAGAAAGATTCGAATTATCAGGATTTGGACAAGATGTCTGTGCATGAGTTATTGACAAATATCAATAATGAGGATAAATCTGTGCCACTTGCTGTAGAGCAGGCTATCCCTCAGATTGAAGCATTGGTCAAAGTGACTGTGGAGAAAATGAAGGCTGGTGGTCGAACTTTTTATATCGGCGCTGGTACAAGTGGTCGTTTGGGCGTGTTGGATGCGTCAGAATTACCTCCGACTTACGGTGTGCCATTTGAATGGATCATTGGGTTGATTGCTGGTGGTGATACTGCAATTCGAAAAGCAGTTGAATTTGCAGAAGATGATCTGGAGCAAGCCTGGAAAGATATGGAAGCCTATGATATTGATGAAAACGATGTTGTTATCGGTATTGCGGCCTCTGGAACCACACCTTATGTTATTGGCGGATTGAAAACCGCAAATGAGAAGGGGCTTGTTACGGGCTGTATTGTCTGTAATGGCGGTTCTCCGATTGCTGAAGTAGCGCAGTATCCGGTTGAAGTTATTGTTGGGCCGGAATTCGTTACCGGGTCTACGCGGATGAAGTCAGGTACCGCTCAGAAACTTGTGTTAAATATGTTCAGTACTGCAGTGATGATCCAATTGGGTAGGGTAAAAGGGAATAAGATGGTCGATATGCAGTTGTCAAACCATAAGTTGGTCGGCCGTGGTGTACGTATCATTATGGATCAAACGGGGGCGCCTGAGGGAGAGGCTGCGGCTTTACTTGAACAATTTGGCAATGTGAGACAGGCAATTGAAGCTTATCAGGCTACCCATTGA
- a CDS encoding PQQ-binding-like beta-propeller repeat protein → MRFPIITFFIALSCVFNVVIAQQSFKFAHVTDTHVGGATGEEDLRRTVKDLNTLKDIDFVILSGDITEFGADHELKLAKRILDSLQLPWYVIPGNHDGNWSENGANTFRTVFGGETFFFKHKGYAFIGTNSGPNMRMSPGQIPRENLVWMDSIFAANPDNQLPLIYINHYPQDSSLNNWFDALKRVKTRNVQLALCGHGHANKLYDWEGIPGVMGRSNLRANKEVGGYNIVTIADGKASYQERNPGVGMQEKSWVVVPLFNHHYENETVSYPRPSYAVNAKYADQVKVNWTFEDASDIGAGLAVYKNSVITSNTAGDIFALDLKTGKKRWAFRTGGKVYSTPAVWKGIVVAGSSDHAIYAVDARNGKLLWRVQTEKAVLGSPLLHDGVAFIGGSDGKFRALDIKTGAVKWSFDQVKGFVSTLPTYYLGNVIFGSWSNGFYALNVNTGKLSWEWNNGQANRMFSAAACNPVGVNNRVFVVAPDRFMTALDAKTGAVIWREKKDTIRVRESMGLAADHKLVYVKTMDGDLLGISVAADRMDVAWKSKLKLPYELTPSAIISNGKLVFVPSHSGLLSGVDAKTGAVVWQYKISNGMVNPVALNGRNKVIASTMDGKIVSLEF, encoded by the coding sequence GAGAGGAGGATTTGCGACGTACTGTAAAGGACCTGAATACATTGAAAGATATTGATTTCGTTATACTTTCTGGAGATATCACCGAGTTTGGTGCCGATCACGAGTTAAAGCTGGCAAAGCGCATCTTAGATAGTTTGCAGCTGCCCTGGTATGTGATCCCGGGAAACCACGATGGAAATTGGTCTGAAAATGGAGCCAATACATTTCGCACCGTTTTTGGTGGTGAAACTTTTTTCTTTAAGCATAAAGGTTACGCATTCATTGGAACCAATTCAGGACCAAATATGCGTATGAGCCCTGGTCAGATTCCTCGTGAGAACCTGGTCTGGATGGATTCCATTTTTGCAGCGAATCCGGATAATCAGCTGCCATTGATCTATATTAATCATTATCCACAGGATTCGTCTCTAAATAACTGGTTTGACGCTTTAAAAAGGGTCAAAACGCGCAATGTCCAATTGGCGCTTTGCGGACATGGCCATGCCAATAAATTGTATGATTGGGAAGGAATTCCGGGGGTAATGGGACGGTCCAACCTGCGTGCGAATAAAGAAGTTGGCGGTTATAATATTGTGACCATCGCCGATGGCAAAGCAAGTTATCAGGAGCGTAATCCCGGTGTGGGGATGCAGGAGAAATCTTGGGTCGTTGTTCCTCTATTTAATCATCACTATGAAAATGAGACAGTAAGCTACCCGAGACCCAGTTATGCTGTGAATGCAAAATATGCAGATCAGGTTAAAGTCAATTGGACGTTTGAAGATGCCAGCGATATCGGGGCTGGACTAGCTGTTTACAAAAATAGCGTGATTACATCAAATACCGCGGGCGATATCTTTGCGCTTGATTTAAAAACCGGTAAAAAGCGATGGGCATTTCGTACAGGTGGCAAAGTTTATTCTACGCCAGCTGTGTGGAAAGGAATCGTGGTTGCGGGGTCATCGGATCATGCAATTTATGCGGTAGATGCCCGAAATGGCAAGTTGTTATGGAGGGTACAGACTGAAAAGGCGGTTTTGGGTTCGCCTCTGTTACATGACGGCGTGGCTTTTATCGGTGGTTCGGATGGTAAGTTTAGAGCGCTGGACATCAAGACAGGGGCTGTAAAATGGAGCTTTGATCAGGTCAAAGGATTTGTATCGACCCTGCCAACGTATTATTTGGGAAATGTAATTTTTGGCTCCTGGAGTAATGGATTCTATGCTTTGAATGTCAATACAGGTAAGCTGTCGTGGGAATGGAATAATGGACAGGCTAATCGGATGTTTTCAGCGGCGGCATGTAATCCAGTAGGGGTAAATAATCGTGTTTTTGTAGTTGCACCGGATCGTTTTATGACAGCACTGGATGCGAAAACGGGGGCGGTCATTTGGCGGGAAAAGAAAGATACCATTCGGGTGCGCGAGTCTATGGGCTTGGCGGCAGATCATAAATTGGTTTATGTGAAGACGATGGATGGGGACCTTTTGGGTATTTCAGTTGCTGCTGATCGTATGGATGTTGCCTGGAAGTCCAAGCTTAAATTGCCTTATGAATTGACGCCTTCTGCAATTATATCCAATGGCAAATTGGTATTTGTGCCGAGTCATTCGGGTTTGCTATCCGGGGTTGACGCAAAAACAGGCGCGGTAGTATGGCAATATAAAATATCCAATGGAATGGTTAATCCTGTTGCGCTAAACGGCCGAAACAAGGTGATAGCGAGTACGATGGATGGCAAAATAGTTTCATTAGAGTTTTAA